In Salmo salar chromosome ssa14, Ssal_v3.1, whole genome shotgun sequence, the sequence CTATGGACATTTTTTTTAGGTTGTTATATGCATGACAGAATTGCATAATGTCTGCCAATGAAAAGCATCTAGGAGGATAGAATAATAAAGCCAATGAAAAGCATCTGGGAGAGTAGAATAAGCCAATGAAAAGCATCGGGAGGGTAGAATAAGCCAATGAAAAGCATCGGGAGGGTAGAATAAGCCAATGAAAAGCATCGGGAGGGTAGAATAAGAAAGGAAAAAGAACAAGCTGCTACAATAACACTAGGAAtgagtcccaaaatggcaccctgatccctatgcagtgcactacctttgaccagggcccagtagtgcactatatagagagtaGGGTACCATTTTGGACCCCTCCTAGGATGGGTTGGGGGGAGATAAaggggagatggggggggggggtagatggaAGCTGCCCCTAGGTAGGGGGACACCTCCCTTTTGGCAGTGGAACACTCTTAGCACTCAACGACGCCGAGGGTGAGGGTGTACACAATGCTGTTGTCGGAGAAGAAGGCCGTTTCTGTGTTTGGGATGAGATGAAGGCATTCTAGTGGGCAGCCAGGTCACAGTGTTGGAGGGAGCTAAACCTCAGATGGAGAAAGATGACGGGCGTCTCAGTCGCTCTCCACTTTAATCCACTGGGCTTGGGTCTCAGGCCTCTGGTAGAATACACAGAAAGAAGGGATACACTAGATCATTTAGTGTGAATattgtgagtcccaaatggcaccctattccctatcaagtgcactacatttgaccaaagCCCTTTAAAATTAGTACACAAAATAAGTAATTGGGTTCCATTTTGGACGTAGACTATATCATGTGACAGTCCTCATAACATGTCCAAAATGTATTTCACACACATAAAAAAATTTCTtcaaaatgaatgaaaataatGTAATATCAGTCGTGTGTGATAGTAGATTTGAATTGTAGGTCAAATAGCCCCCTCTTGTGGGAAGAGTCTATAATAACAGCCACAATTCACTGCTTGAAATACATGCGCCATAAATTATAACTCATTATAGTCACAACCAACAATGTTTGTGTAGTCACATTTGGCAGTGAAAAAAGTAtcataacaaacaaaacatgaaACTATTCATTCCTGGTGAAACACTCTCATATTCAGAATAAACATGTAACACCGCTCAACAGAAAATAAATACTTGAAttaaaatgaacaaaaaacaAATGCATCAAGTAGCTACCCGAGACAGATGACACCTCCTCATCTTGCAACACTGTATCTTCAGAGGCCTCTCGATCGTCCTCTAGCTTGACCTCTCTATCGTCCACTGTGTCACTCTGGGAGGGAGCAAGGAGGACAGCGCTCTCTTCCACTTGTTCAACGCCACCgctggcctccccctccacctccccgtccacctcctccacctccccagaGTCTGTGCTCCTGATGCTGAGTCTTATGCGGGACACCGAGTCCACCACCTTCATCCAAGCCAGGCGCTCTATCACCACCTGGTGGCTGGGCGAGGCAGCCAGCTTGTCCTGCAGGGCCTCTATGTGCTGTGAGGCACCTctgccccacctctctccctccagactgTGAGACAGCTTCTGATCGGGGTTCATGGGGACCGAAAGTGGTAGTCTGTCTGGTGGAAACTCCAGCATACCTGGAGTTTCTCGACCCAGTTGGGTCCATTTGGCACTCCTGATGCGCTCTGGGGTATCCTGTGGCGGCTCGTTTTCTTGTAACTCCTGCCCACTGTCAGGCACCATAGACGCTGTAGACCGCAGTTCCCCAGACTCTGTATCTCTCACATGTGTTTGTAATGTCTGTTCGTTTGCACTGCTTCTTTCTGAATCTTCTCCAGCAGTGGGTTCACTCTCTCTTAATTCAATCTCCTCTGTTGCTGGCTCTCTAGGCCTCCGCTCCTCTGTAACTAGGGACTCTGCAGGCACATCAATCCCTAATATCCTGGCTGCCCTCTCCTCTATGGATTCGTTCTCTGGGATGCCCTCGGCACATTTCACTTCGTATAGATTGTTGAGATCCTTGGTTTCTTGGTTTTGATTGGTCTTCTCAGCAGTAGCACTCCCACCCACATTCTTATCATCTGTGAGTGACAGCTGCTCCCTCCAATCTTGACACAGAGTCTGAGCCTCTGAACGATTCGAGCAAGAGTCAGAGGATAGCTTTGTGTCTCCTTCGTCCTCAGCTGGTTCTTCATATGTTTCATCTCCTTGTGGACTACCACTGTCACCGACGATTGTGGCGCTACTTTGATCAGACAAGTCTGGGCTTGACTCCTCATGGAGCGGAGACATTGGGCTTGGTCTGGACATctggctctcgctctcttttttacAAATGGGGCATTCCTCTTCAGAGTCTAGACTGGCGCCCCCTGGAGGCACTGTATTGCCTCTACCACCACCAAGTTTAGATTTGGCCGTCAAAGTTTTGTTAACTTCTGTTGAGTCTCTGGTCTTTTGTAAAGACTGACATATGTCCTCATAATCAGGGGGACTCGTAAGTGTGGAGGCGTCCTGCATCGGCTGCCTATCTGCCCAGGGGACTTCTGCTGCCGTGTGCGTTGTTGGCGTCGTTGGGCTTAAGTCTCTGATCTCGCTGGGATCACTAGGAGAGTCAATAAAGTCACTAGGGCCGGTAAAGTCACAAGGCGGTGGTGTCTCCGAAGGCGAAGAGAGGTCTAGCTTCACCGACCTACCACTGCAGCTACTTCTCCTTTGTGACAAATTCGAAACAACCCTGTATTCTCTGAATCCTGTAGGATCGCGTGGCGGGACAGGGAGCTCCTCTCTTAGCTGCTTGCTGAATGTCACTGACTTTCTTTCAGCGGGTCTTGAGAAGGCGCTCTTGACCTCCCTGTACTCTGGGTCGACGGACACAGTCCAGCTCTCGATAGTGCGCCTAAGGCTGCTGGGTTTGCTGAGTCCCGCCTCCCCCGCCAGCCTTATCTTGATCCGCTCAGGGATCTGCACAGTGCCGCCATTGTTGGGAACGTTATTGCTGGCAGTGCCTAGCTCTAAGATGTCTTTGTAGGCCTCGTTGAGGTCCTCGATGCATTGGTCAACACTGGGCCtcttgctgctctgctgctgtggTTGTTGCTGTTGATCCTGGAGCTCTTTGTTGATAGTCTCTAGCTCCTCAATGGCGTCCCATGGCCGTCTGCTAACAGGCTTCAGCAGGAACTGACCGAAGCCCTCCTGCCCAATGCAGGACGCTGCTGGTTTGGCCTCCATCGTGTTtcctgagggtggtggtggtggcgctGCTGCTGGCGGCTGAACTGTGCTCTTGTTCAGCTGGCTGGAGATTGAGAAAGTGGCCGTCCTGGAAAAGGCGCTGTTGCTGGATGGTTTCAGGCTCTTCACCCCTTTTATGGGATAGCTGAATGCAGTGCTGCCCACACCGCTGGGGTCTGAGGTGACGCCTGGGTCGGGGGAACCTGGGGCAGGGACTTGAGGGTCTTGTGCTTCCTTGTTTTCAggacctggaggaggaggagggggaggctgaCGCTTTCTGACCTCTGGGCTAGTTTGAGTCTCCTGGTCACGGTACTGGTTCCCAGGCCAGGATCCCGAGAGTTTCAGCTCCTTGTGATGGTTTATTTTGGGGGGTTTAATGGGGAGTTTTCTCACTATTTTGCTGCTTGATCTGCTGCTTGCTATGCTACCGGTTAGTGCTTGCAGCTCAGCCTCTGCTGAAGATGTGCTTTGGAGACTTTGGTTTGTTAAGTGGCCAGTTTTGTTCTCGCTCGGACTGTCCACTGGGCTTGGTGGCCGGACTGGGCTTGGCGGCTTCTCATCATTGTTGTTTTGATCATGGGACGTACTGCCTGGCGTTGGGGGGATGGGAACAGACACCAAACAGAATATTGTCTCGCTAAGTTTCTTTTTTACGCTCTTTTTCTCTACTTTCTCTGCTTTCTCTGAGGAGTCAGGCTTTCTTGGTTTCTCTTTCTCTGAGGAGTCAGGCTTTCTTGGTTTCTCTTTCTCTGAGGAGTCAGGCTCTTTCTTTTTCACAAGAGTCACAGTTTCTGACGCACCTTGGTCCACAAGCCTGATCTGCTGAGGGGGCGGTCTAACCTGAAAAGCGGTTGGATAGTTACCACAGCTCTGGTCAGGAGCTACACTGTCTACACTTCCTTTGTTTATTAAACCCCTGTGGCACCATCTAGTACTACTACCATCGTTGTCATTGACAGATGTCTTGCGGCTGTCGGTATTGAGAGATAGCCCCTGTGGGGGGGAAAAGGCACTATCATGTGTGGATTGTCCTAAAACCTTAGCGCAGGGAATCTCTTTGTTGATGTTTCGGATAAGCTTGTCCGAGTCAGTGAGAGAATTTCCGCCAGGCCCTCCTGAGATGTGTCTCACTCGCGGATCATCAAAGGGTAAATAGTGAACATGCCCCAGATGTTCCTCGGTGTATCCAGGGTTAagatttgggttagggttaacctgtTTCCTGTAGGGTATACCTCGTTCCCCATAGTGTTCCAGCCAcgaccctcctgtctgtctggaaAACCACCTTCCCGCCTCTGAGCTCACAGGCATCTGCATCTGTATCTGCATCTCCCCCCTCCACTTATAGTTCACCACTTCATTGCGGTTGATTGGGCCTCCCCTGATTGGGGGCGGGGCTCTCTTATAAGACGGGGGCGGGATGTAACCGGGGGGCTCCATGCCAAAGATTGCGGAGTGTTGTGCAAAATAGTCTTGTCTCTGCAGTTCTCCACCCCTTGGGTGATAGATAGgcctgttgtccttctgttgtttGGACCCACCCTGCTCATCTACTACAGCTACAGAAAGCATCTCCTGGCTACCCCTAGTCTGCTGGTGTATCTCGTACGACGGAGGCTTGACAGGCCTGCTGAACCTGGGCTTTGGTAAAAGTGCAACATGACCGCCGCTTTGCCAACTGTTTCTGGCCCACCGGTCCCGGCCGACTGCAGCGCTGTGGTAATACCTACTATAAGGCCCGGAAAATACAGTGCTGTTCACTCTCTGTCTATCAACCTGGCCCGGTCGAAGCTGGACACTGACCAAGctggactgtgtgtctgtgtgttcagtaGTTCCATCAGGCGACAGCACTCTGGGGAGGGACTGGGACTTCCCTCTGGTTCTGGGAAGGATAGCACCAGCGCTCTCTGGAGTCCTCAGGCGGTGCTGCTGGTCCTGAGCCCACCTCTCGCCCTCCCCATCCGACAGCTGCCTCCCCAGCCCCACTGCAGGCTTCCACTCCTCTGTGCCCAGGCTCTGGCACTTCCGCTCCCCAGTCACCCCAGTCAATACCCTCAGCTGTCCAGGAGCCGcgtcagcttccctcagccaggaGATGGAGGTGTCATCCCATAGCTGCTTCTGTTGctgcttctccctctcccccctgtgGTCCTCTGCTATCAGGGCCTGTGGCCTCCATGCCGCCTCAGAGGCTTTCAGAAAGCTAGCGGACGCTCTCAGCTCCCGGCCATCGGCGTAATCCAGGAGGACGCTGAAGTCctggcctctcctcctccagtagGAGACATCCCTCTCGTCCAACTGCTCTCTTCTCTCGATCTGCTCAGAATAGGTTAAGCTGGGAGCGTCATAGAACCTGGAAAGACAACAAAGCACAATTGGTTGGTGATCATCATATAATGAAAatagaaaagaaaaaaagaaggagaaagaaagaaagaaccaGGGAGTGTTAAGGTACTGCAGTTATAATACCGTATAATACATTAATATGAAAAATGTTATATTTGAACCCATGTCTTACATAGGAAAATCTAAAAATATTATAAACAGTGTACATGTTGGTTGTAATACAAAACCTGGATATAGGATTAACTTGGTTTTTGAACGTAACACCAAAAATAACAAAACTCTTGAAGCATTTCCGTTCATAGATTTATAAACTTGTAATACCAATAGAATTCGGTTTATCTCCCTTATATTTGTAATGAAAAAGTCTGCTGACCTTTCCATGACCTGCCAGTCTATAGTtgcatcccaattggcaccctatagttgcatcccaattggcaccctactccctctgtagtgcactaggccctggtcaaaggtagtgcactatataggtaatatggAGCCAATTGGAAGACATTCTAAAACGGAATCTCAGATGCAACATCTGACTCCCACAAAACAAGatcaaagagagagaagaaaaaaatcatgAATGAGCTTTATCTGGAACGCTCTCTTATGGAACCATACCAGCGCTCCATACACTGTTTAACTGTGATGACACAATGCTGACCAGTCTGCCATGGTTTTATACGATCTGAGAGATATTGATAACTGACATTTTAAATGCTGGTATATCTGGCTAGCCTCCAAGCTGATGTTTTGGCTTTGGGAGTGAAGAagagggttgcatcccaaatggcatcctgttccttatatagtgcactacatagggaataaggtgcga encodes:
- the LOC106569573 gene encoding junctional protein associated with coronary artery disease homolog, yielding MYSVDDLLISHGYKLPKTSVPCPSSTPSATAPCEKQRHVAATTDCHREIPAAENQRPGRVGSLNGYEQAADRGACVFRSSSRQALLAKVYPGSGDNESGGERNQRRKEAGSGNLGDSLAQPLGDSLATDSGFYDAPSLTYSEQIERREQLDERDVSYWRRRGQDFSVLLDYADGRELRASASFLKASEAAWRPQALIAEDHRGEREKQQQKQLWDDTSISWLREADAAPGQLRVLTGVTGERKCQSLGTEEWKPAVGLGRQLSDGEGERWAQDQQHRLRTPESAGAILPRTRGKSQSLPRVLSPDGTTEHTDTQSSLVSVQLRPGQVDRQRVNSTVFSGPYSRYYHSAAVGRDRWARNSWQSGGHVALLPKPRFSRPVKPPSYEIHQQTRGSQEMLSVAVVDEQGGSKQQKDNRPIYHPRGGELQRQDYFAQHSAIFGMEPPGYIPPPSYKRAPPPIRGGPINRNEVVNYKWRGEMQIQMQMPVSSEAGRWFSRQTGGSWLEHYGERGIPYRKQVNPNPNLNPGYTEEHLGHVHYLPFDDPRVRHISGGPGGNSLTDSDKLIRNINKEIPCAKVLGQSTHDSAFSPPQGLSLNTDSRKTSVNDNDGSSTRWCHRGLINKGSVDSVAPDQSCGNYPTAFQVRPPPQQIRLVDQGASETVTLVKKKEPDSSEKEKPRKPDSSEKEKPRKPDSSEKAEKVEKKSVKKKLSETIFCLVSVPIPPTPGSTSHDQNNNDEKPPSPVRPPSPVDSPSENKTGHLTNQSLQSTSSAEAELQALTGSIASSRSSSKIVRKLPIKPPKINHHKELKLSGSWPGNQYRDQETQTSPEVRKRQPPPPPPPGPENKEAQDPQVPAPGSPDPGVTSDPSGVGSTAFSYPIKGVKSLKPSSNSAFSRTATFSISSQLNKSTVQPPAAAPPPPPSGNTMEAKPAASCIGQEGFGQFLLKPVSRRPWDAIEELETINKELQDQQQQPQQQSSKRPSVDQCIEDLNEAYKDILELGTASNNVPNNGGTVQIPERIKIRLAGEAGLSKPSSLRRTIESWTVSVDPEYREVKSAFSRPAERKSVTFSKQLREELPVPPRDPTGFREYRVVSNLSQRRSSCSGRSVKLDLSSPSETPPPCDFTGPSDFIDSPSDPSEIRDLSPTTPTTHTAAEVPWADRQPMQDASTLTSPPDYEDICQSLQKTRDSTEVNKTLTAKSKLGGGRGNTVPPGGASLDSEEECPICKKESESQMSRPSPMSPLHEESSPDLSDQSSATIVGDSGSPQGDETYEEPAEDEGDTKLSSDSCSNRSEAQTLCQDWREQLSLTDDKNVGGSATAEKTNQNQETKDLNNLYEVKCAEGIPENESIEERAARILGIDVPAESLVTEERRPREPATEEIELRESEPTAGEDSERSSANEQTLQTHVRDTESGELRSTASMVPDSGQELQENEPPQDTPERIRSAKWTQLGRETPGMLEFPPDRLPLSVPMNPDQKLSHSLEGERWGRGASQHIEALQDKLAASPSHQVVIERLAWMKVVDSVSRIRLSIRSTDSGEVEEVDGEVEGEASGGVEQVEESAVLLAPSQSDTVDDREVKLEDDREASEDTVLQDEEVSSVSEA